A window of Aurantibacillus circumpalustris genomic DNA:
GAAGTGATTACACAGCCGCTTTATTGGCATATTTTACCGATGCTAGACAAGTTGTGATATGGAAGGATGTGCCTGGTGTTTTAAATGCCGATCCGAAGTATTTTAAAAACACAAAAAAGATTGACGAGTTAACTTACCACGATGCTATTGAGCTGACGTATTTTGGAGCTTCAGTCATTCATCCAAAAACAATTAAGCCGCTTCAGAATAAGAATATTCCCCTATACGTAAGATCTTTTTTAAAGCCGGAGGAACCTGGAACGCTTGTAAAGGATGGTGAAAAGGGAAACACAGCCACAAGTTATATTTTTAAAGAAGATCAAATTTTATTATCCATTCAACCTAAGGACTTTAGTTTTATTGCAGAAGAGAACTTGAGTGGAATTTTTAATTTGTTCTCGAAATACAATGTGCACATTCACATGATGCAAAATTCTGCAATCAGTTTTAGTGTGTGTACGGATAACGATATTCAAAAGATAGAGCCGCTTATAAACGATTTACAGCAGCATTTTAAAGTACTTTATAATGCCCCTGTTCAACTCATGACCATTCGTAATTACGATCAGGAAACGATTTCAAAATTAAGTCAACATAAAGTCATTTTAATAGAACAGAGAAGCCGGAATACTCTTCAGATGGTGATGAAGGAAGACAGTTTCTAGTTACAAGTTTTTTATTTCTGGTTGAGTGTTTCTAGTTCTGCGCTTCAATTAGAAACCAAAAACTAGAAACTTGTAATTTTTATCGCTTAGTATACTGCTCTTCGTAGTAATGCGTGTAGTTACCCGAAGTCACATTATCTAACCATTCGCTATTATTCAAATACCAATCAACAGTGCGATCTAAACCTTGTTCGAAGGTAACCGAGGGAACCCAGCCTAGATCATTTTTTAATTTAGTCGCATCAATCGCGTAACGCAAATCATGGCCCGCACGGTCTTTCACAAAGGTGATGAGCTTTTCGTTGGTGCCTTCCGGGCGACCTAACTTTTTATCCATTACTTTGCACAATAAACGAATTACATCAATGTTTGTCCATTCGTTGTGACCACCAATGTTATAGGTACTTCCAAGCTTTGCTTTGTGATAAACAGTATCAATAGCAGTAGCATGATCTTCTACAAAGAGCCAATCGCGCACGTTTTCGCCTTTTCCATAAATTGGTAAAGGTTTATTCATTTTAATATTGTGAATGCACAGTGGAATTAATTTTTCAGGAAAATGATTTGGACCATAGTTATTGCTGCAGTTAGAAATAACAACAGGTAAACCATAAGTGTCATGGTAGGCACGGACAAAATGATCGCTGCTGGCTTTAGAAGCAGAGTAGGGGCTATGCGGATCGTAAGAAGTTTCTTCGGTAAACATACCGGTTTCTCCAAGCGCTCCGTAAACTTCATCGGTACTTACATGATAAAACTTAGTGAATTTTGTTGGATCATTTTTATACAGTTCTTTGGCTGCATTTAACAGATTCACTGTGCCAATAACATTAGTCATCACAAACTCCAAAGGGTTGGTGATACTTCTGTCTACATGACTTTCAGCAGCAAGGTGAATTACTGCATTGTATTTTTCTTTGTTAAAAAGGTCATTAATAAAAGCAGCGTCAACAATATCTCCTTTTACAAACTTGTAATTTGGTTTATTCTCAATATCAGTAAGGTTAGCCAGATTACCTGCGTAGGTAAGCTTGTCTAAATTGTGAATGGTATAATTTGGGTATTTGGTAACAAATAAACGCACTACATGCGATCCAATAAATCCTGCCCCACCGGTGATTAAAATTTTCATACAATCTTGTCTAAGTCATTAATTTTCGTAAATTTATTACAAATTTCTGACCCATGAGAAAAATCTTACCCTTAACCTTCCTGTTATTATCGCTTCAAAGCCTTATTTCACAAAATTTAAATATTGCTGGTCATAGTGCCGTTGACAAAACGGGCGATATGATATCAATTAACTCCAAGGTATTCTATCTCGGAAGTTCACAAAATAACTGTTGCGGTTATAGTACTTACGTACAAGGGATGAATTTTAATGGCGATACTGTTTTTAAAACAGGCTTACCGAGTTCCTATCAGGTAAGATATTTCGGTAAAATTATTAAAACGAATGATAATGCTATTTTGGTAAGTCATTATGCTGTTCATTCCTGCGATATATCAGGACATTTGGATTATATCACTAAAGTAGATACAAATGGCGTTATTTTATTCAATATACCTATTCAAGGAACCTTAGCTGCTGGGGGTTTTGGACGCACAATTAATGATATTACCCAACATTCTGATAATTCGTATTACCTAGTATCTTCAACAGATTTGTATCATTTTTCTTCGAGTGGTCAATTTATTTCAAAAATTACTACCTCCTTAACCAGTATTACTTTAGTAAAAGCTCTGGCAACGGGTAATTTGTTTGTGAGTGGAAAATTAAACGGTATTAATACAAATGTTATTATGACAACCTCTGGAACTGTTTTAAC
This region includes:
- a CDS encoding aspartate kinase: MQVFKFGGASVKDAEAVKNVSSILKHHASEATVVVVSAMGKTTNKLEELTKAYINKQENIELLLNELKDYHGSILNDLFPNKQDAIYNDIENVFVELLWILEEEPSFSYNHHYDQIVSLGEILSTKIISAYLNNDGLKNKWLDIRGIIQTDNSYREGNVDYVLSETLVKTQLLPLLQNREVIVTQGFIGGTSENYTTTLGREGSDYTAALLAYFTDARQVVIWKDVPGVLNADPKYFKNTKKIDELTYHDAIELTYFGASVIHPKTIKPLQNKNIPLYVRSFLKPEEPGTLVKDGEKGNTATSYIFKEDQILLSIQPKDFSFIAEENLSGIFNLFSKYNVHIHMMQNSAISFSVCTDNDIQKIEPLINDLQQHFKVLYNAPVQLMTIRNYDQETISKLSQHKVILIEQRSRNTLQMVMKEDSF
- the rfbB gene encoding dTDP-glucose 4,6-dehydratase codes for the protein MKILITGGAGFIGSHVVRLFVTKYPNYTIHNLDKLTYAGNLANLTDIENKPNYKFVKGDIVDAAFINDLFNKEKYNAVIHLAAESHVDRSITNPLEFVMTNVIGTVNLLNAAKELYKNDPTKFTKFYHVSTDEVYGALGETGMFTEETSYDPHSPYSASKASSDHFVRAYHDTYGLPVVISNCSNNYGPNHFPEKLIPLCIHNIKMNKPLPIYGKGENVRDWLFVEDHATAIDTVYHKAKLGSTYNIGGHNEWTNIDVIRLLCKVMDKKLGRPEGTNEKLITFVKDRAGHDLRYAIDATKLKNDLGWVPSVTFEQGLDRTVDWYLNNSEWLDNVTSGNYTHYYEEQYTKR